A DNA window from Camelina sativa cultivar DH55 chromosome 13, Cs, whole genome shotgun sequence contains the following coding sequences:
- the LOC104734248 gene encoding dol-P-Glc:Glc(2)Man(9)GlcNAc(2)-PP-Dol alpha-1,2-glucosyltransferase-like, giving the protein MGKLAVAAITSLWVIPMSIIVNHIVPEPYMDEIFHVPQAQQYCNGNFRSWDPMITTPPGLYYLSLVHVANLFPGMLLMKNTTQSFAEACSTSVLRSTNAVFAVLCGFLVFEIIRFFGPNLSDRKATFVAVVMSFYPLHWFFTFLYYTDVASLTAVLAMYLACLKKRYMVSALFGTLAVFIRQTNVVWMLFVACSGVIDFTLDSTRQKEKEKVNQVLHQASDRKGAILRSNLRKRKPDSSSDTSDRFNQVKTVSFAEDTSGLLYDTYAVVSASWNIKWRLLVKFSPFIVVVALFGIFILWNGGIVLGAKEAHVVSLHFAQIMYFSLVSALFTAPLHFSVVQLRNLFQKLHRNWPLSLLLSLVALIAGFASVHFFSLAHPYLLADNRHYPFYLWRKIINFHWSMKYLLVPVYVYSWFSILTLLAKTRRQIWVLVYFLATCAVLAPTPLIEFRYYTIPFYLFMLHSCVRNSGLASWLLIGTIFVSVNVFTMAMFLFRPFKWSHEDGVQRFIW; this is encoded by the exons ATGGGGAAATTAGCCGTTGCAGCTATAACGAGCTTATGGGTGATTCCGATGTCGATCATCGTCAATCATATTGTTCCTGAACCCTACatg GACGAGATATTCCATGTGCCTCAAGCTCAGCAGTACTGTAATGGGAATTTTAGGAGCTGGGATCCAATGATCACTACCCCACCTGGATT GTACTATCTTTCACTAGTACATGTTGCTAATTTGTTTCCAGGGATGCTGTTGATGAAAAATACTACTCAGTCCTTTGCAGAAGCTTGTTCTACGTCTGTGCTACGGTCTACAAATGCTGTTTTTGCAGTGTTGTGTGGATTTCTAGTGTTTGAGATAATCAGATTCTTCGGGCCAAACCTCAGTGATAGAAAAGCAACTTTTGTGGCGGTAGTTATGTCGTTTTACCCTCTCCATTGGTTCTTCACTTTCCTCTACTATACAGATGTTGCGTCATTAACCGCAGTTCTTGCCATGTACCTCGCTTGTTTGAAGAAAAGATATATGGTCAGTGCATTG tttGGCACTTTAGCAGTTTTTATCCGACAAACAAATGTAGTCTGGATGCTTTTCGTTGCTTGCTCAGGTGTTATAGACTTCACTCTTGACTCGACGAggcagaaagagaaagaaaaagtaaatcaaGTTTTGCATCAGGCGAGTGATAGGAAAGGAGCAATTCTGAGATCAAAtcttagaaaaagaaaacctgATAGCAGTTCAGACACTTCAGACCGTTTTAACCAAGTTAAAACTGTTTCTTTTGCAGAGGATACTTCAG GCCTACTCTATGATACTTATGCTGTAGTCTCAGCATCTTGGAATATAAAATGGAGGCTTTTGGTCAAATTTAGCCCTTTTATCGTCGTTGTGGCACTGTTTGGTATTTTTATCCTCTGGAATGGGGGTATAGTTCTCG GTGCAAAAGAGGCTCATGTAGTTTCACTGCATTTTGCGCAGATAATGTATTTTAGTCTCGTCTCTGCTCTTTTCACTGCTCCCCTGCACTTCTCAGTAGTGCAACTGAGAAATCTGTTTCAAAAGCTCCATAGAAACTGGCCTTTAAGTCTGCTACTTAGCCTTGTAGCTCTAATAGCCGGATTTGCCTCTGTACACTTTTTCAG CTTGGCTCATCCATATCTTCTCGCGGACAATCGCCACTATCCCTTCTATCTATGGAGAAAGATTATCAACTTTCATTGGTCAATGAAGTACCTGTTAGTCCCGGTTTACGTCTATTCTTGGTTCTCAATCCTAACTCTATTAG CTAAAACTCGGAG GCAGATATGGGTATTGGTCTATTTCTTAGCTACGTGCGCTGTTCTTGCTCCTACGCCATTGATCGAGTTCAGATATTACACCATTCCGTTTTACCTCTTCATGCTTCACTCCTGTGTCAGAAACAGCGGCTTGGCCTCTTGGCTTCTCATCGGAACTATTTTTGTCTCTGTTAATGTGTTTACAATGGCAATGTTCTTGTTTAGACCGTTTAAGTGGAGCCATGAGGATGGTGTCCAGAGGTTTATATGGTGA
- the LOC104734249 gene encoding cyclin-dependent protein kinase inhibitor SMR3-like has protein sequence MAEICCVKETQEEDVEKTRPVLDLPDHEDPTVSDEDGCKTPTSSDHKIPEVTYTLCPPAPRKPKPNRSSATKRKLTPVNVVNRIPIDLSREIEMFFEDLDRRIKKSRKQ, from the coding sequence ATGGCAGAGATCTGCTGCGTCAAGGAGACCCAAGAAGAAGACGTCGAGAAGACCCGACCCGTGTTAGATCTCCCTGATCATGAAGATCCAACGGTCAGCGACGAAGACGGGTGCAAGACTCCAACATCGTCCGATCACAAGATTCCGGAGGTGACGTATACGTTATGCCCACCGGCTCCGAGAAAACCTAAACCGAACCGGTCTTCTGCTACGAAACGAAAATTAACGCCGGTTAATGTTGTTAACCGTATACCGATTGATCTGAGCCGTGAGATCGAGATGTTCTTCGAGGATTTGGACCGTAGGATCAAGAAGTCACGGAAACAATAA
- the LOC104734251 gene encoding kinesin-like protein KIN-10B isoform X2, with translation MDPQTPARTTELDSSSISKVRVVLRVRPREICAGNDESCRNESYQLDAFYGRDDDNVKQIFDREVSPLGFDSWGGLSRFQRYSACLWEPPRPFYLCRDPFVTARNFFGGETLAASHLWNLQLASPTKEDEIDTSGDEKLLVSEASFERFSIADSNTCMNEQRR, from the exons ATGGATCCGCAAACCCCTGCGAGAACCACAGAGTTGGATTCGTCTTCGATTTCAAAGGTCAGGGTCGTCCTTCGAGTTCGTCCCCGGGAGATTTGCGCCGGCAATGACGAGAGCTG CCGAAACGAAAGCTATCAGCTGGATGCGTTTTACGGGAGAGATGATGATAACGTGAAGCAGATCTTCGATAGAGAAGTAAGCCCTTTGGGTTTTGATTCCTGGGGTGGTCTTTCACGGTTTCAACGCTACAGTGCTTGCTTATGGGAGCCACCAAGACCTTTTTATCTATGCAG GGATCCATTTGTGACCGCAAGGAACTTTTTTGGTGGGGAAACTCTTGCCGCTTCACATCTATGG AATCTGCAGTTAGCTTCTCCAACCAAAGAAGATGAGATAGACACATCTGGCGACGAGAAACTATTGGTATCAGAAGCAAGCTTTGAGAG GTTTTCAATAGCTGATTCAAACACATGTATGAATGAACAAAGGAGATAA
- the LOC104734251 gene encoding kinesin-like protein KIN-10B isoform X1, with translation MDPQTPARTTELDSSSISKVRVVLRVRPREICAGNDESCRNESYQLDAFYGRDDDNVKQIFDREVSPLGFDSWGGLSRFQRYSACLWEPPRPFYLCRDPFVTARNFFGGETLAASHLWEPLQNLQLASPTKEDEIDTSGDEKLLVSEASFERFSIADSNTCMNEQRR, from the exons ATGGATCCGCAAACCCCTGCGAGAACCACAGAGTTGGATTCGTCTTCGATTTCAAAGGTCAGGGTCGTCCTTCGAGTTCGTCCCCGGGAGATTTGCGCCGGCAATGACGAGAGCTG CCGAAACGAAAGCTATCAGCTGGATGCGTTTTACGGGAGAGATGATGATAACGTGAAGCAGATCTTCGATAGAGAAGTAAGCCCTTTGGGTTTTGATTCCTGGGGTGGTCTTTCACGGTTTCAACGCTACAGTGCTTGCTTATGGGAGCCACCAAGACCTTTTTATCTATGCAG GGATCCATTTGTGACCGCAAGGAACTTTTTTGGTGGGGAAACTCTTGCCGCTTCACATCTATGG GAACCTTTACAGAATCTGCAGTTAGCTTCTCCAACCAAAGAAGATGAGATAGACACATCTGGCGACGAGAAACTATTGGTATCAGAAGCAAGCTTTGAGAG GTTTTCAATAGCTGATTCAAACACATGTATGAATGAACAAAGGAGATAA
- the LOC104734251 gene encoding kinesin-like protein KIN-10B isoform X3: MDPQTPARTTELDSSSISKVRVVLRVRPREICAGNDESCRNESYQLDAFYGRDDDNVKQIFDREVSPLGFDSWGGLSRFQRYSACLWEPPRPFYLCRDPFVTARNFFGGETLAASHLWEPLQNLQLASPTKEDEIDTSGDEKLLVSEASFERLACFQ; encoded by the exons ATGGATCCGCAAACCCCTGCGAGAACCACAGAGTTGGATTCGTCTTCGATTTCAAAGGTCAGGGTCGTCCTTCGAGTTCGTCCCCGGGAGATTTGCGCCGGCAATGACGAGAGCTG CCGAAACGAAAGCTATCAGCTGGATGCGTTTTACGGGAGAGATGATGATAACGTGAAGCAGATCTTCGATAGAGAAGTAAGCCCTTTGGGTTTTGATTCCTGGGGTGGTCTTTCACGGTTTCAACGCTACAGTGCTTGCTTATGGGAGCCACCAAGACCTTTTTATCTATGCAG GGATCCATTTGTGACCGCAAGGAACTTTTTTGGTGGGGAAACTCTTGCCGCTTCACATCTATGG GAACCTTTACAGAATCTGCAGTTAGCTTCTCCAACCAAAGAAGATGAGATAGACACATCTGGCGACGAGAAACTATTGGTATCAGAAGCAAGCTTTGAGAGGTTGGCTT GTTTTCAATAG
- the LOC104734253 gene encoding WD repeat-containing protein 44-like gives MAYRGGENGKLERRKTMTMNWAGLGEVEDDDDHFFDSSNRISSVVPLDLASSSDEEEGDFDDCRISFSSNVPSSSRAAPAPDMSPDYDIWMSAPGSITERRRRLRNGMGLESKKNMLGTISIQRVSEPTAAATAGGSSSGSRVAESKVEELDQNSSPVDQRVHRSPSMSVMLVRSRSDSDIEASSAEKTRKEDMLGKTPKSRLTRTTSAIGAPCARICPYFTQTQASPSNAPNGHQSRGQRNGVLLSSVVSNTQFSAFFLIKNLDTGKEFIVKEYGENGMWNRLSDLQTGKQLTMEEFEKTVGYSSVVKDLMRRENANSTLDFRKFNSYVSKSLRVSKKRGAALLKNIKGVAHSMSSSKVSEKEKDSNGGSSGTYSPKVAEKNSEQTSQWVKVRHSGKSHKDLSALHLCQEIQAHQGGIWTMKFSPDAHLLASAGEDCAIHVWEVQECEIMSMNEGSLTPIHPSMSGSTDKSSTEGDAAEMLPDKKKKGKGSMSRKGNQIPDYVHAPETVFSLSDKPVCSFTGHLDDVLDLSWSRSQLLLSSSMDKTVRLWDIETQSCLKLFAHNDYVTCVQFNPLDEDYFISGSLDAKIRIWNISNRQVVEWNDLKEMVTAVCYTPDGQAAFVGSINGNCRLYSAEDCKLDQTNHIDLQNKKKAQAKKITAFQFSPVNPSEMLVTSADSRIRILDGTELVQKFRGFKNVNSQMTASYTVDAKHIVCASEDSQVYVWKHEEPRLGITGRKTVNMCTSYETFPCKDVSVAVPWNGVVKGEPPSAQTQSKRNPKKTSTTQENATTNKKTGLPPLPKKNNEGTTDGATEQHQEDDPMTQIPQNESENNTGESLKHGDSPSLSISSRISSWSWFDSSGSHGAHAVQPTAWGMVIVTATIKGQIRAYQNFGLPRRVGRQGSLF, from the exons ATGGCGTATCGAGGCGGCGAAAACGGGAAATTGGAACGGAGGAAGACGATGACGATGAATTGGGCGGGGTTAGGCGAGGTCGAAGACGACGATGATCACTTTTTCGATAGCTCTAATCGTATCTCTTCCGTCGTGCCTTTGGATTTAGCATCATCTTCAGATGAGGAAGAAGGTGACTTCGACGATTGCCGGATCTCGTTTTCCTCTAACGTACCTTCCTCCTCTCGCGCTGCTCCTGCGCCGGATATGTCGCCGGACTATGATATCTGGATGTCGGCGCCAGGATCTATCACGGAGCGTCGCCGTCGGCTTCGTAATGGAATGGGACTTGAATCTAAGAAGAATATGCTCGGAACTATCTCCATCCAGCGCGTGAGTGAACCTACGGCGGCGGCAACGGCGGGTGGATCCTCCTCAGGTTCTCGCGTTGCGGAATCGAAGGTGGAGGAGTTAGATCAGAATTCTTCTCCGGTGGATCAACGAGTTCATCGATCTCCATCGATGTCGGTTATGCTTGTGCGGTCGAGATCTGATTCCGATATCGAAGCGTCTTCTGCTGAGAAAACGAGGAAAGAGGATATGTTAGGGAAAACGCCGAAATCGCGATTAACTAGAACCACGTCTGCGATTGGAGCTCCGTGTGCGAGGATTTGTCCCTACTTCACCCAAACGCAAGCCTCGCCGTCGAACGCACCAAACGGTCATCAGTCTCGAGGGCAACGTAATGGCGTGCTGCTCTCCTCGGTAGTCTCCAATACTCAATTCAGTGCTTTTTTCTTGATTAAGAATCTTGATACTGGGAAAGAGTTCATAGTGAAGGAGTATGGTGAGAATGGAATGTGGAATCGTCTTAGCGATTTGCAAACCGGTAAGCAATTGACAATGGAAGAATTTGAGAAAACCGTTGGATATTCATCTGTTGTTAAGGATCTTATGAGGCGTGAGAATGCGAATTCCACActtgattttaggaaatttaatTCGTATGTGTCAAAGAGTTTGAGAGTAAGCAAGAAGAGAGGAGCTGCTTTGTTAAAGAATATAAAGGGCGTTGCTCATTCTATGAGCTCCTCTAAGGtttcagagaaagagaaagattcaAATGGTGGTAGTAGTGGTACATACAGTCCAAAAGTAGCGGAGAAGAACAGTGAACAAACGAGCCAATGGGTGAAAGTGAGGCATTCAGGGAAGTCTCATAAAGATTTGAGTGCTCTGCATTTGTGTCAAGAGATTCAAGCTCATCAAGGAGGTATTTGGACTATGAAATTTAGTCCTGATGCTCATTTATTAGCAAGTGCAGGGGAGGATTGTGCAATCCATGTGTGGGAGGTCCAAGAATGTGAAATCATGTCAATGAATGAAGGCAGCTTGACACCGATTCATCCTTCAATGTCTGGTTCTACAGATAAATCTTCTACGGAAGGTGACGCTGCTGAAATGCTACcggataagaagaaaaaagggaaaggTTCAATGAGTAGAAAAGGAAATCAGATACCAGATTATGTCCATGCACCTGAAACTGTGTTTTCATTATCAGATAAACCAGTTTGCTCTTTCACTGGTCACTTGGATGATGTTCTGGACTTATCCTGGTCTCGGTCACAG CTATTGCTTTCATCTTCCATGGACAAAACTGTGCGGTTGTGGGATATTGAAACTCAAAGTTGTCTAAAGCTCTTTGCCCACAATGACTACG TTACTTGTGTACAATTCAATCCATTGGATGAAGATTACTTCATCAGTGGCTCCCTTGATGCCAAGATCCGTATATGGAACATATCAAACCGTCAAGTAGTTGAATGGAATGATCTAAAGGAAATGGTTACCGCAGTTTGTTATACTCCTGATGGTCAG GCTGCATTTGTTGGTTCAATCAATGGGAATTGTCGGCTTTACAGTGCAGAGG ATTGCAAGTTGGATCAAACAAACCATATtgatctgcaaaacaaaaagaaagctcAAGCTAAAAAGATCACAGCTTTCCAG TTTTCGCCGGTTAATCCATCGGAAATGCTTGTAACTTCTGCTGATTCACGCATTCGGATTCTTGACGGTACTGAACTTGTTCAAAAATTCAGAG GCTTCAAAAACGTTAACAGCCAAATGACAGCATCTTACACCGTAGATGCAAAGCACATTGTCTGCGCAAGCGAAGACTCACAGGTTTACGTGTGGAAACACGAGGAGCCACGACTAGGAATCACCGGTAGAAAAACCGTCAACATGTGTACATCTTACGAAACCTTCCCTTGCAAAGATGTTTCTGTGGCAGTCCCGTGGAATGGCGTTGTAAAAGGTGAACCACCGTCCGCACAAACCCAATCGAAAAGAAACCCGAAAAAAACTTCAACTACCCAGGAAAACGCgaccacaaataaaaaaacaggcCTCCCACCGTTACCTAAGAAGAACAATGAGGGCACCACAGATGGAGCAACAGAACAACATCAAGAAGACGATCCCATGACACAGATCCCACAAAACGAATCAGAGAACAACACAGGAGAGTCATTAAAGCATGGGGATTCACCTTCTTTATCAATATCCTCTCGGATTTCATCTTGGTCTTGGTTTGATAGTAGTGGTAGTCATGGAGCACATGCGGTTCAGCCAACAGCTTGGGGAATGGTGATCGTTACAGCCACAATCAAAGGCCAAATCCGGGCTTACCAAAATTTTGGATTACCTCGCAGAGTCGGTCGTCAAGGCTCTCTTTTTTGA
- the LOC104734254 gene encoding uncharacterized protein At3g17950-like yields MAHQEEGWPLGLRPVNARIGGLTIGTQHHHHHEQVSAGSISFSSLHSPSPSSHSSSDLDSQSMGSFFRDRSYTLGNLIGISSFLELSRRSNRTRIDQTAARNHQHQKNLKTYKPWIFSICSKLSTNATVISHNRITNEENNNGGRNNVQSLGHFLMVERRAVGSTTRSTPTM; encoded by the exons ATGGCTCACCAG GAAGAAGGATGGCCATTGGGTCTGAGACCTGTAAATGCAAGGATCGGAGGACTCACAATAGGAactcagcatcatcatcatcatgagcAAGTCTCTGCTGGTTCCATCTCCTTCAGCTCTCTTCACTCTCCTTCTCCCTCCTCTCACTCTTCCTCCGATCTTGATTCCCAg tCGATGGGATCATTTTTCCGCGATAGGAGCTACACACTAGGAAATCTAATCGGGATATCAAGCTTTCTTGAACTTTCGAGAAGATCAAACCGAACAAGGATAGATCAAACGGCTGCTAGAAACCATCAACACCAGAAGAATCTAAAAACTTACAAGCCATGGATTTTCTCTATATGTTCAAAACTAAGCACAAATGCCACTGTCATTTCCCATAACAGGATTACAAACGAAGAGAATAATAATGGTGGTCGTAACAATGTGCAGTCTCTTGGACATTTTCTCATGGTGGAGAGACGAGCCGTCGGATCAACCACACGGTCCACACCGACAATGTGA
- the LOC109128306 gene encoding 60S ribosomal protein L36-3-like, with protein sequence MVATGLFVGLNKGHVVTKREQPPRPNNRKGKTSKRTLFIRSLIREVAGFAPYEKRITELLKVGKDKRALKVAKRKLGTHKRFCLTSVLG encoded by the exons ATGGTGGCGACTGGCTTGTTCGTGGGGCTGAACAAAGGACACGTTGTTACAAAGCGAGAGCAACCTCCTCGACCTAACAACAGAAAAGGG aAAACAAGCAAAAGAACTCTCTTTATCAGGTCCCTCATCAGGGAAGTTGCTGGTTTTGCTCCTTATGAGAAGAGGATCACTGAGCTTTTGAAGGTCGGTAAAGACAAGAGAGCTCTCAAAGTTGCCAAGAGGAAGTTGGGAACCCACAAGAGA TTTTGTTTAACTTCTGTGCTTGGTTAG
- the LOC104737800 gene encoding 60S ribosomal protein L36-1-like has product QKTSKRTLFIRSLIREVAGFAPYEKRITELLKVGKDKRALKVAKRKLGTHKRAKRKREEMSSVLRKMRSGGGAAATEKKK; this is encoded by the exons cagaAAACAAGCAAAAGAACTCTCTTTATCAGGTCCCTCATCAGGGAAGTTGCTGGTTTTGCTCCTTATGAGAAGAGGATCACTGAGCTTTTGAAGGTCGGTAAAGACAAGAGAGCTCTCAAAGTTGCCAAGAGGAAGTTGGGAACCCACAAGAGAGCCAAGCGAAAGAGAGAGGAGATGTCTAGTGTTCTCCGCAAGATGAG GTCTGGTGGAGGTGCTGCTGcaactgagaagaagaagtga